A single Cellulomonas sp. SLBN-39 DNA region contains:
- a CDS encoding LacI family DNA-binding transcriptional regulator, translating into MRTRLTDLAEQAGVSTATVSRVLNGKHGVSAQARQAVLAALDVLGYERPEKLRMRSAGLVGLVVPELTNPVFPAFAQVIETMLTDRGYTPLLCTQSPGGTTEDQYVELLLEHGVDGILFVSGLHADTSAGKERYHRLRGRGIPVVLVNGFAEGVDAPSVSTDDAAAMQQAFRHLYQLGHRRIGLAVGPTRFVPSRRKRDAFVALLTEHLGVSDPDAHVVSTLFTVEGGQAAAAELFASGHTAVVCGSDLMALGAVRAARSMGLSVPEDVSVVGFDDSPLIAFTDPPLTTVRQPVAAMGHAAVSALVAEITGNRAARAELLFHPELVVRGSTGAAPAPAGEDAAAPTADATA; encoded by the coding sequence GTGCGGACCAGACTGACCGACCTCGCCGAGCAGGCGGGCGTGAGCACCGCGACCGTCTCGCGCGTGCTCAACGGGAAGCACGGCGTGTCCGCGCAGGCCCGCCAGGCGGTCCTCGCCGCGCTCGACGTGCTCGGCTACGAGCGCCCCGAGAAGCTGCGGATGCGCTCGGCCGGCCTCGTCGGCCTCGTCGTCCCCGAGCTGACGAACCCGGTGTTCCCCGCGTTCGCGCAGGTCATCGAGACCATGCTCACGGACCGCGGCTACACCCCGCTGCTGTGCACGCAGTCGCCCGGCGGCACCACCGAGGACCAGTACGTCGAGCTGCTGCTCGAGCACGGGGTCGACGGGATCCTGTTCGTGTCGGGGCTGCACGCCGACACGTCCGCCGGCAAGGAGCGGTACCACCGCCTGCGCGGGCGCGGCATCCCGGTCGTCCTCGTCAACGGGTTCGCCGAGGGCGTCGACGCGCCGTCGGTCTCGACGGACGACGCCGCGGCCATGCAGCAGGCGTTCCGGCACCTGTACCAGCTGGGGCACCGGCGGATCGGCCTGGCCGTCGGCCCCACCCGGTTCGTGCCGTCCCGGCGCAAGCGCGACGCGTTCGTCGCCCTGCTCACCGAGCACCTGGGCGTGAGCGACCCCGACGCGCACGTCGTCTCGACGCTGTTCACCGTCGAGGGCGGGCAGGCCGCCGCCGCCGAGCTCTTCGCGTCCGGGCACACGGCCGTGGTGTGCGGGTCCGACCTCATGGCGCTCGGCGCCGTGCGCGCCGCCCGCAGCATGGGGCTGTCCGTGCCGGAGGACGTGTCGGTCGTCGGGTTCGACGACTCGCCCCTGATCGCCTTCACCGACCCGCCCCTGACGACCGTGCGCCAGCCGGTCGCCGCGATGGGCCACGCCGCCGTCTCCGCGCTGGTCGCGGAGATCACCGGCAACCGTGCCGCCCGGGCCGAGCTGCTGTTCCACCCCGAGCTCGTGGTGCGCGGGTCCACCGGCGCCGCCCCGGCCCCCGCCGGCGAGGACGCCGCCGCGCCCACCGCCGACGCGACCGCCTGA
- a CDS encoding extracellular solute-binding protein, translated as MRRSIPTTAAALGLTLALAACSSGSGEEAEATTEGAATAEGTLTMWVDDTRITEMEPVVAAFTAKTGVEVELVQKASGDIGKDFVAQVPTGEGPDVIVSAHDGLGEWVNNGVVAPLELGDQAAAFSPAAIAGVTYDGATYGTPISIENIALVRNDALDPETTATTFDELVAEAKEAGTDFSVLIQQGDASDPYHLYPLQTSFGAPVFESTADGSYTDTLALGGEAGDAFAAYLAKLGQEQVLDLAIDGDKAKQAFLDGQAPYIITGPWNTSAFLEAGMEISVLPVPSAGGEPAQPFVGVQGVFVSAKSANPVLANELVVNFLATEEAQDMLYTEGGRMPALTASAEKVDDPILQGFNEAGATGAPMPAIPAMSSVWASWGATQAQIVGGQAGDPAAAWEAMVGTIQDAIDQA; from the coding sequence ATGCGACGGAGCATCCCGACCACCGCGGCGGCGCTGGGGCTCACCCTCGCCCTCGCCGCCTGCTCGTCCGGCTCGGGCGAGGAGGCGGAGGCGACCACCGAGGGGGCCGCCACCGCCGAGGGCACCCTGACGATGTGGGTCGACGACACCCGCATCACCGAGATGGAGCCCGTCGTCGCGGCGTTCACCGCCAAGACCGGTGTCGAGGTCGAGCTCGTGCAGAAGGCCTCGGGCGACATCGGCAAGGACTTCGTCGCCCAGGTGCCCACCGGCGAGGGCCCGGACGTCATCGTCTCGGCGCACGACGGCCTCGGCGAGTGGGTCAACAACGGCGTCGTCGCGCCCCTCGAGCTCGGCGACCAGGCGGCCGCGTTCTCCCCGGCGGCGATCGCCGGCGTCACCTACGACGGCGCGACCTACGGCACGCCCATCTCCATCGAGAACATCGCGCTCGTCCGCAACGACGCGCTCGACCCCGAGACCACCGCCACGACCTTCGACGAGCTCGTCGCCGAGGCCAAGGAGGCCGGCACGGACTTCTCCGTGCTGATCCAGCAGGGCGACGCCTCCGACCCGTACCACCTGTACCCGCTGCAGACCTCCTTCGGCGCCCCGGTGTTCGAGTCCACCGCCGACGGCTCCTACACGGACACCCTCGCCCTCGGCGGCGAGGCCGGCGACGCCTTCGCCGCCTACCTGGCCAAGCTCGGCCAGGAGCAGGTCCTCGACCTCGCGATCGACGGCGACAAGGCCAAGCAGGCGTTCCTCGACGGCCAGGCGCCGTACATCATCACCGGGCCGTGGAACACCTCGGCGTTCCTCGAGGCCGGCATGGAGATCTCCGTGCTGCCGGTGCCCAGCGCCGGCGGGGAGCCCGCGCAGCCGTTCGTCGGCGTGCAGGGCGTGTTCGTCTCCGCCAAGTCGGCCAACCCGGTGCTCGCCAACGAGCTCGTCGTGAACTTCCTCGCCACCGAGGAGGCCCAGGACATGCTCTACACCGAGGGCGGCCGCATGCCGGCCCTGACGGCCTCGGCCGAGAAGGTCGACGACCCGATCCTGCAGGGGTTCAACGAGGCCGGCGCGACCGGTGCGCCGATGCCCGCGATCCCCGCGATGAGCTCGGTGTGGGCGTCGTGGGGCGCCACGCAGGCGCAGATCGTCGGCGGCCAGGCCGGCGACCCCGCCGCCGCGTGGGAGGCGATGGTCGGCACCATCCAGGACGCGATCGACCAGGCCTGA
- a CDS encoding ABC transporter permease subunit codes for MSDPQAVTTAAPPPTLGGGTVTPHARRRPSPGFFVKLALVATVDALGVYGVLAAAAVASWGIVTFLVLALVVVNWAYFSPRALPAKYLVPGLVLLLVYQIFTMAYTGWVAFTNYGDGHNSTKQDAIASIAEQNETRVEGSPTLPLSVVERDGELGFAVVQEGVVEVGTAQQPLAPAPDANVEAGRVTAVPGWDVLQFVDVAGRQDEVTVLRVPFSDDPADGSVRTQDGSTGYVFRPTLEYDEATDTFVDTVDGTTYAPSDGGNFVSADGTVLTPGWRVGVGLDNFTRAFTDSRLSGPFVQITAWTFAFAFLSVATTFALGLFLAIVFNDGRVRGRKVYRSLLILPYAFPGFLSALVWRGMLNEKFGFVNEVLLGGAQVPWLQDPWLAKVSIVLVNLWLGFPYMFLVCTGALQSIPADTVEAARIDGAGPARILRSVTLPLLMVSVAPLLISSFAFNFNNFSLIYMLTGGGPNFVGTPVVVGHTDILISMVYSVAFESGTKQYGLASALSILIFVVVGVVSWLGFRRTRTLEEI; via the coding sequence ATGAGCGACCCGCAGGCCGTCACCACGGCCGCGCCCCCGCCGACCCTCGGCGGCGGCACCGTCACCCCGCACGCCCGCCGACGGCCGAGCCCCGGCTTCTTCGTCAAGCTCGCCCTGGTGGCCACCGTCGACGCCCTCGGCGTCTACGGCGTCCTCGCCGCTGCCGCGGTCGCGTCGTGGGGGATCGTGACCTTCCTGGTGCTGGCCCTCGTGGTCGTCAACTGGGCGTACTTCTCGCCCCGGGCGCTGCCGGCCAAGTACCTCGTGCCCGGCCTGGTCCTGCTGCTCGTGTACCAGATCTTCACGATGGCCTACACGGGCTGGGTCGCGTTCACCAACTACGGCGACGGGCACAACTCGACGAAGCAGGACGCGATCGCCTCGATCGCCGAGCAGAACGAGACCCGCGTCGAGGGGTCGCCGACCCTGCCGCTGAGCGTCGTGGAGCGGGACGGCGAGCTGGGCTTCGCGGTCGTCCAGGAGGGCGTCGTCGAGGTCGGCACCGCGCAGCAGCCGCTCGCGCCCGCGCCCGACGCGAACGTCGAGGCCGGTCGGGTCACGGCCGTCCCCGGGTGGGACGTCCTGCAGTTCGTCGACGTCGCCGGCCGCCAGGACGAGGTGACGGTGCTGCGGGTGCCGTTCTCCGACGACCCCGCGGACGGCTCCGTGCGCACCCAGGACGGCTCGACCGGCTACGTGTTCCGCCCCACCCTGGAGTACGACGAGGCCACGGACACGTTCGTCGACACCGTCGACGGGACCACCTACGCACCGTCGGACGGTGGGAACTTCGTCTCCGCGGACGGCACCGTCCTGACACCGGGCTGGCGGGTCGGCGTCGGCCTGGACAACTTCACGCGCGCCTTCACCGACTCCCGCCTGTCCGGCCCGTTCGTGCAGATCACGGCGTGGACGTTCGCGTTCGCGTTCCTGTCCGTGGCCACGACCTTCGCGCTCGGGCTGTTCCTCGCCATCGTCTTCAACGACGGCCGGGTCCGTGGGCGCAAGGTCTACCGGTCGCTGCTGATCCTCCCGTACGCGTTCCCCGGGTTCCTCTCGGCGCTCGTGTGGCGCGGGATGCTCAACGAGAAGTTCGGGTTCGTCAACGAGGTCCTGCTCGGCGGTGCGCAGGTGCCCTGGCTGCAGGACCCGTGGCTGGCCAAGGTGTCGATCGTCCTGGTCAACCTGTGGCTCGGCTTCCCGTACATGTTCCTGGTCTGCACCGGGGCGCTGCAGTCCATCCCGGCGGACACCGTCGAGGCGGCCCGCATCGACGGTGCCGGGCCCGCCCGGATCCTGCGCTCGGTCACGCTGCCGCTGCTCATGGTGTCGGTCGCGCCGCTGCTGATCTCGTCGTTCGCCTTCAACTTCAACAACTTCTCGCTGATCTACATGCTCACCGGCGGCGGCCCGAACTTCGTCGGCACGCCCGTGGTCGTGGGCCACACCGACATCCTCATCTCGATGGTCTACTCCGTGGCCTTCGAGAGCGGGACCAAGCAGTACGGGCTGGCCAGCGCCCTGTCGATCCTCATCTTCGTCGTCGTCGGGGTCGTGTCCTGGCTCGGGTTCCGGCGCACCCGCACCCTGGAGGAGATCTGA
- a CDS encoding glycoside hydrolase family 13 protein, translating into MSAAPVPHLLDDPHHDGSEIYVPPGTPALGDEVPVRVRVPAGGTERAVWVRVVEDGEPRVVPARLDRADAHERWYVATVRVHNPVTGYRFLLDEPGGYRWVDQRGVHARDVTDAHDHRLSVHAAAPAWMHDAVVYQVFPDRFARSAHADARPLPDWAAPMGWDDEPVATGDTGRQLAGGDLRGVQDRLDHLQRLGVDTLYLTPVFPGRSNHRYDATSFDHVDPLLGGDDALVALSAAVHARGMRIVGDLTTNHTGAGHDWFRRALADPASEERSFYYWTAQEPGYVGWLGHRSLPKLDHGAPGLARRLTAGDDSVVARWLRGPVALDGWRIDVANMTGRYGADDRTHEVARTIRATMRAVNPDAVLVSEHFHDAGTDMTAGGWHANMNYSGFSRPVWTWLADPAGGTPALGLPVPLPRRPGPDAVAAMRDVDAAVPWAVTTHQWNLLASHDTPRTRTVVGTRALQEVAAGLLLTYPGTPVVFAGDEGGLTGTTGEHARVPMPWADVDAGGGPRWDAATFATYQRLIALRRSSRALREGGMRWAVVADDALAFVRETADERVLVLAARAPWAGAELPAWLAPDGAENLYGGAALDRVEGTGPDRGPVLRLPGDGPGVQVWRLR; encoded by the coding sequence GTGAGCGCCGCGCCCGTGCCCCACCTGCTCGACGACCCCCACCACGACGGCTCGGAGATCTACGTCCCGCCCGGCACGCCCGCCCTGGGCGACGAGGTGCCCGTGCGGGTGCGCGTCCCCGCGGGCGGCACCGAGCGGGCCGTGTGGGTGCGGGTCGTCGAGGACGGCGAGCCCCGCGTCGTGCCCGCCCGCCTCGACCGCGCCGACGCGCACGAGCGCTGGTACGTGGCCACCGTGCGCGTGCACAACCCCGTCACCGGCTACCGGTTCCTGCTCGACGAGCCCGGCGGGTACCGGTGGGTCGACCAGCGCGGCGTGCACGCCCGCGACGTCACCGACGCCCACGACCACCGCCTGTCCGTGCACGCCGCCGCCCCGGCGTGGATGCACGACGCGGTGGTCTACCAGGTGTTCCCCGACCGGTTCGCCCGCTCCGCGCACGCCGACGCCCGCCCCCTGCCGGACTGGGCCGCACCCATGGGCTGGGACGACGAGCCCGTCGCCACCGGCGACACGGGTCGCCAGCTCGCCGGCGGCGACCTGCGCGGCGTCCAGGACCGCCTCGACCACCTCCAGCGCCTCGGCGTCGACACCCTGTACCTCACCCCCGTCTTCCCCGGGCGCTCCAACCACCGCTACGACGCGACGAGCTTCGACCACGTCGACCCCCTCCTGGGCGGCGACGACGCGCTCGTCGCCCTCTCGGCGGCCGTGCACGCGCGCGGCATGCGGATCGTGGGGGACCTGACGACCAACCACACGGGCGCGGGCCACGACTGGTTCCGCCGCGCCCTGGCCGACCCCGCGAGCGAGGAGCGGTCCTTCTACTACTGGACCGCGCAGGAGCCCGGCTACGTGGGCTGGCTCGGGCACCGCTCGCTGCCCAAGCTCGACCACGGCGCCCCCGGCCTGGCCCGGCGCCTGACCGCCGGCGACGACTCGGTCGTCGCCCGCTGGCTGCGCGGACCCGTCGCGCTCGACGGCTGGCGCATCGACGTCGCCAACATGACCGGCCGGTACGGCGCCGACGACCGCACCCACGAGGTCGCCCGGACCATCCGCGCCACCATGCGCGCGGTGAACCCCGACGCGGTGCTCGTGTCCGAGCACTTCCACGACGCGGGCACCGACATGACCGCCGGCGGCTGGCACGCCAACATGAACTACTCCGGGTTCAGCCGCCCGGTGTGGACGTGGCTCGCCGACCCGGCCGGCGGCACCCCGGCGCTGGGGCTGCCCGTCCCGCTCCCGCGCCGCCCCGGTCCCGACGCCGTCGCCGCCATGCGCGACGTCGACGCCGCCGTGCCGTGGGCCGTCACCACGCACCAGTGGAACCTCCTCGCGTCCCACGACACGCCCCGCACCCGCACCGTCGTCGGCACCCGCGCGCTCCAGGAGGTCGCCGCCGGCCTCCTGCTCACCTACCCCGGCACGCCGGTGGTCTTCGCCGGCGACGAGGGCGGCCTGACCGGCACCACCGGCGAGCACGCGCGCGTGCCCATGCCCTGGGCCGACGTCGACGCCGGCGGCGGGCCGCGGTGGGACGCCGCGACGTTCGCGACCTACCAGCGGCTGATCGCGCTGCGCCGCTCCTCGCGCGCCCTGCGCGAGGGCGGCATGCGGTGGGCCGTCGTGGCCGACGACGCCCTCGCGTTCGTCCGCGAGACCGCCGACGAACGCGTCCTCGTGCTCGCCGCGCGCGCCCCCTGGGCCGGGGCCGAGCTGCCCGCGTGGCTCGCCCCCGACGGAGCGGAGAACCTCTACGGCGGCGCCGCGCTGGACCGCGTCGAGGGCACCGGCCCGGACCGCGGACCCGTGCTGCGCCTGCCGGGCGACGGCCCCGGCGTGCAGGTCTGGCGGCTGCGCTGA
- a CDS encoding glycoside hydrolase family 13 protein, giving the protein MTTQTLPDTLVHRPDGDDSPWWRHAVIYQVYPRSFADGDGDGVGDLPGITARLDHLVDLGVDAVWLSPFYRSPQADAGYDVADYRDVDPLFGTLADADALVARAHALGLRVVVDLVPNHTSDEHAWFVEALAAAPGSPARERYLFRDGRGPGGDEPPNNWESIFGGPAWTRTTNPDGTPGQWYLHLFDAKQPDLNWENPEVRAEFEDVLRFWLDRGVDGFRVDVAHGMVKEPGLPDWHGHVSMIEGTDDADATEAVDGSGNHGPMFDQDGVHEIYRAWRAVLDGYAGRAMVAEAWVEPLSRLARYVRPDEMHQAFNFAFLAAGWHGPSLRRVIAASFAANDAVGAPTTWVMSNHDVVRHASRLGLSDPTHRPNGIGAGDEQPDAALGLHRARAATLLMLGLPGSAYLYQGEELGLPDHTSLDDDLRQDPAFFRTGGAERGRDGCRVPLPWEGDAPGLGFSPTGATWLPQPAAWADLAADRQRGVEGSTLELYKAALRLRRERALGSGGMAWLPEVTDEHVLAFRNGDVVVVANLSEEDHPLPAGAQVLLTSDPLGGTSADPRLPAGTTVWLRAQD; this is encoded by the coding sequence GTGACCACGCAGACCCTCCCCGACACGCTCGTCCACCGCCCGGACGGTGACGACAGCCCCTGGTGGCGGCACGCCGTCATCTACCAGGTGTACCCGCGCTCGTTCGCGGACGGCGACGGCGACGGCGTCGGCGACCTGCCCGGCATCACCGCCCGCCTCGACCACCTCGTCGACCTCGGCGTCGACGCCGTGTGGCTGTCCCCCTTCTACCGCTCGCCGCAGGCCGACGCCGGGTACGACGTCGCCGACTACCGCGACGTCGACCCCCTGTTCGGCACGCTCGCCGACGCCGACGCGCTCGTGGCCCGCGCCCACGCCCTCGGCCTGCGCGTCGTGGTGGACCTCGTGCCGAACCACACGTCGGACGAGCACGCCTGGTTCGTCGAGGCGCTCGCCGCGGCCCCCGGGTCGCCGGCCCGCGAGCGCTACCTGTTCCGCGACGGCCGCGGACCGGGCGGCGACGAGCCCCCGAACAACTGGGAGTCGATCTTCGGCGGGCCCGCGTGGACCCGGACGACGAACCCCGACGGCACGCCGGGCCAGTGGTACCTGCACCTGTTCGACGCCAAGCAGCCGGACCTCAACTGGGAGAACCCCGAGGTGCGTGCCGAGTTCGAGGACGTGCTGCGGTTCTGGCTCGACCGGGGCGTGGACGGGTTCCGCGTCGACGTCGCGCACGGCATGGTCAAGGAGCCGGGGCTGCCCGACTGGCACGGGCACGTGTCGATGATCGAGGGCACCGACGACGCGGACGCGACCGAGGCGGTCGACGGGTCCGGCAACCACGGGCCGATGTTCGACCAGGACGGCGTGCACGAGATCTACCGGGCGTGGCGTGCGGTGCTGGACGGGTACGCGGGGCGCGCGATGGTCGCGGAGGCGTGGGTCGAGCCGCTGTCGCGGCTGGCCCGGTACGTGCGCCCCGACGAGATGCACCAGGCGTTCAACTTCGCGTTCCTCGCGGCCGGGTGGCACGGGCCGTCGCTGCGCCGGGTGATCGCCGCGTCGTTCGCCGCGAACGACGCGGTGGGTGCGCCGACGACGTGGGTGATGTCGAACCACGACGTGGTGCGGCACGCGTCGCGCCTGGGCCTGTCGGACCCGACGCACCGGCCCAACGGCATCGGCGCGGGCGACGAGCAGCCCGACGCCGCGCTGGGGCTGCACCGGGCGCGGGCCGCGACGCTGCTCATGCTGGGCCTGCCGGGGTCGGCGTACCTGTACCAGGGCGAGGAGCTGGGCCTGCCCGACCACACGTCCCTGGACGACGACCTGCGCCAGGACCCGGCGTTCTTCCGCACGGGTGGTGCCGAGCGCGGCCGGGACGGGTGCCGGGTGCCGCTGCCGTGGGAGGGCGACGCGCCGGGCCTGGGCTTCTCGCCGACCGGGGCGACGTGGCTGCCCCAGCCGGCGGCGTGGGCCGACCTCGCCGCCGACCGCCAGCGCGGGGTCGAGGGGTCGACGCTCGAGCTCTACAAGGCCGCGCTGCGCCTGCGCCGCGAGCGCGCGCTGGGCAGCGGCGGCATGGCGTGGCTGCCGGAGGTGACCGACGAGCACGTGCTCGCGTTCCGCAACGGCGACGTCGTGGTGGTCGCGAACCTCTCCGAGGAGGACCACCCGCTGCCCGCGGGCGCGCAGGTGCTGCTGACCTCCGACCCCCTCGGCGGCACCTCAGCGGACCCGCGGCTGCCCGCCGGCACCACCGTGTGGCTGCGCGCGCAGGACTGA
- a CDS encoding glutamate--cysteine ligase: protein MRTVGVEEEYLLVGAGGEPAPAADEALASDGRTHPEQRDDGRPGGVLEHELKAEQLETGTHPCTDLPALRAELREGRSRAAAAAADADARLAALATSPLAGESRTTPGWRYHRMVREYAVVAREQLTGGCHVHVGVADDEEGVAVLDRIGAWLPVLLALSANSPYWHGEDTGYASYRSQVWHRWPTAGPTAPFGSATAYRGVVDALVTSGAALDEGMVYFDARLSHRYPTVEVRVADVCLRADDALLVAALTRALVETAAREAADGVAPATDREELLRAATWRAGRSGLTSELVVPPAFAPVSAQAGVRALLDHVGPALDDTGDTALVADLLGAVWVRGTGSAEQRRWARDGGLSRVVEHAVEATVA, encoded by the coding sequence ATGCGGACCGTGGGCGTCGAGGAGGAGTACCTGCTGGTCGGGGCGGGCGGAGAGCCGGCGCCGGCGGCGGACGAGGCGCTGGCCTCCGACGGGCGGACGCACCCGGAGCAGCGCGACGACGGGCGCCCCGGCGGCGTCCTCGAGCACGAGCTGAAGGCCGAGCAGCTGGAGACCGGCACGCACCCGTGCACCGACCTGCCCGCGCTGCGGGCCGAGCTGCGGGAGGGCCGGTCGCGGGCCGCCGCGGCCGCGGCCGACGCCGACGCCCGGCTCGCAGCGCTGGCGACGTCGCCGCTCGCGGGGGAGTCGCGCACCACGCCCGGGTGGCGGTACCACCGCATGGTCCGCGAGTACGCGGTGGTCGCGCGCGAGCAGCTCACCGGTGGCTGCCACGTGCACGTGGGCGTCGCCGACGACGAGGAGGGCGTGGCCGTCCTCGACCGGATCGGCGCGTGGCTGCCCGTGCTCCTCGCGCTGAGCGCGAACTCCCCGTACTGGCACGGCGAGGACACCGGCTACGCCAGCTACCGCTCGCAGGTGTGGCACCGCTGGCCGACCGCCGGCCCGACGGCACCGTTCGGGTCCGCGACGGCCTACCGGGGCGTCGTCGACGCGCTGGTGACCAGCGGCGCGGCGCTCGACGAGGGGATGGTCTACTTCGACGCCCGGCTCTCGCACCGGTACCCCACGGTCGAGGTGCGCGTCGCCGACGTGTGCCTGCGCGCCGACGACGCGCTGCTCGTCGCCGCGCTGACCCGAGCGCTCGTCGAGACCGCGGCGCGCGAGGCGGCCGACGGCGTCGCCCCGGCGACCGACCGGGAGGAGCTCCTGCGCGCCGCGACCTGGCGGGCCGGCCGGTCGGGCCTGACGTCCGAGCTCGTGGTCCCGCCCGCCTTCGCGCCGGTCAGCGCGCAGGCGGGGGTCCGTGCGCTGCTCGACCACGTGGGCCCGGCCCTCGACGACACCGGCGACACGGCGCTGGTCGCCGACCTCCTCGGCGCCGTCTGGGTGCGGGGCACGGGCTCCGCCGAGCAGCGCCGCTGGGCCCGCGACGGCGGCCTGTCCCGCGTGGTCGAGCACGCGGTCGAGGCCACCGTCGCGTGA
- a CDS encoding carbohydrate kinase family protein yields MSALPRVLVTGPASWSTVVHVARLPEPRPHTAFAQRWADGLGGTSAGKAVTLAALGVDVHLRTLLGDDDAGRRVRAALDRPGLTLHALPARDGATERHLNLLDPTGGRVSLYLTLPEAAVPVRPVDLGPALDGAGAAVADLAEHSRPLLVAARGRGVPLWCDVHDDDGAADGYARAFTAAADVVVASAVRLDDPAAYLRARVAEGARLAVCTLGAAGALALAHDGDGERWFEVGTAPVDGDVHAEGAGDAFVAGLLQATLTGVPVPGALARAAATGALAVGQEGLGAPGASAQAVAALAGCVEVRSR; encoded by the coding sequence GTGAGCGCCCTCCCCCGCGTCCTGGTCACCGGTCCCGCGTCGTGGAGCACGGTGGTGCACGTGGCGCGGCTGCCCGAGCCCCGACCGCACACCGCGTTCGCGCAGCGATGGGCCGACGGGCTCGGCGGCACGTCGGCCGGCAAGGCCGTCACGCTCGCGGCGCTGGGCGTGGACGTGCACCTGCGCACCCTGCTCGGCGACGACGACGCGGGCCGGCGGGTGCGGGCCGCGCTCGACCGGCCGGGTCTGACGCTGCACGCCCTGCCGGCCCGTGACGGTGCGACCGAGCGGCACCTGAACCTCCTCGACCCCACGGGCGGCCGCGTGTCGCTCTACCTCACGCTTCCCGAGGCGGCCGTACCCGTGCGGCCCGTCGACCTGGGGCCGGCGCTCGACGGTGCCGGCGCCGCCGTCGCCGACCTGGCCGAGCACAGCCGGCCGCTGCTGGTCGCCGCCCGCGGGCGCGGGGTGCCGCTGTGGTGCGACGTGCACGACGACGACGGCGCGGCCGACGGGTACGCGCGGGCGTTCACGGCGGCGGCCGACGTCGTCGTCGCGAGCGCCGTGCGCCTGGACGACCCGGCCGCGTACCTGCGCGCCCGGGTCGCCGAGGGCGCCCGCCTGGCCGTGTGCACGCTGGGCGCCGCCGGGGCTCTCGCGCTGGCGCACGACGGCGACGGGGAGCGGTGGTTCGAGGTCGGGACCGCCCCGGTGGACGGCGACGTGCACGCCGAGGGCGCCGGCGACGCGTTCGTGGCGGGGCTGCTGCAGGCCACCCTGACGGGCGTGCCCGTGCCGGGGGCGCTGGCACGGGCCGCGGCCACCGGGGCGCTGGCCGTCGGGCAGGAGGGGCTCGGCGCGCCGGGGGCGAGCGCGCAGGCCGTCGCGGCTCTCGCCGGCTGCGTCGAGGTCCGTTCCCGGTGA
- a CDS encoding sugar ABC transporter permease, which translates to MSRTASAPVLRGRRWWAEVGWRHVVGVVMIAVCVLPLVYVVSASLNPGGTLTGSNDLFRTVDLRNYADLWGRGYGGWFVGSLVVCTATSVGTVLMGSAAAYAFSRFRFAGRRGGLTFLLLVQMFPQMLAFVAVFLLLLSIGDVFPALGLNSRLGLVAVYLGGALGVNAFLMYGFFNTVPRELDEAAKIDGATHGQIFWTIILRLVAPILAVVGLLSFIGSFGEFIIAKVVLQRPQEYTLALGLYYWAADERTARWGLFAAGAVLAAIPVVLLFLFLQKYIVSGLTAGSVKG; encoded by the coding sequence ATGTCCCGCACCGCGTCCGCACCGGTCCTGCGGGGGAGGCGCTGGTGGGCCGAGGTCGGCTGGCGGCACGTCGTCGGCGTCGTGATGATCGCCGTCTGCGTGCTGCCGCTGGTGTACGTGGTGTCGGCGTCGCTGAACCCCGGCGGCACGCTCACCGGCTCCAACGACCTGTTCCGCACCGTCGACCTGCGCAACTACGCCGACCTGTGGGGCCGGGGGTACGGCGGCTGGTTCGTCGGGTCGCTCGTGGTGTGCACGGCCACGTCCGTCGGCACCGTGCTCATGGGCTCGGCCGCCGCCTACGCGTTCTCCCGGTTCCGCTTCGCGGGGCGCCGCGGCGGGCTGACGTTCCTGCTGCTGGTGCAGATGTTCCCGCAGATGCTCGCGTTCGTCGCCGTGTTCCTGCTGCTGCTGTCGATCGGCGACGTGTTCCCCGCGCTCGGCCTCAACAGCCGGCTCGGCCTGGTCGCGGTCTACCTGGGCGGCGCGCTCGGGGTCAACGCGTTCCTCATGTACGGGTTCTTCAACACCGTCCCGCGCGAGCTCGACGAGGCGGCGAAGATCGACGGCGCCACCCACGGGCAGATCTTCTGGACGATCATCCTGCGGCTGGTCGCCCCGATCCTCGCGGTCGTCGGGCTGCTGTCGTTCATCGGCAGCTTCGGCGAGTTCATCATCGCCAAGGTCGTGCTGCAGCGCCCGCAGGAGTACACGCTCGCGCTCGGTCTGTACTACTGGGCCGCCGACGAGCGGACCGCGCGCTGGGGTCTGTTCGCCGCCGGTGCGGTGCTGGCCGCGATCCCCGTGGTGCTGCTGTTCCTCTTCCTGCAGAAGTACATCGTCTCGGGCCTGACCGCCGGGTCGGTCAAGGGGTGA